From Pseudoalteromonas sp. DL-6, one genomic window encodes:
- a CDS encoding tetratricopeptide repeat protein: MRNFSKVTALAILMSVSGVALTAPVLAAPDYAKIEERKKAKTKIMGERTGKKVIKAFDLYNEDDVDGAIALLKELDPSNDFDKATVNRYLGSMYAQKEQYKVAIKYMKAAIAPDVLNFADQAQGLKTLGDMYAGTEQYSAAKQAYSDWMDFTGEEDPKVYTRIAQASYELKQFNEVLEPANKAIKLAKEPNKAPYQLKLAAYFEQKQYQNMVKVAEEIVRVWPEDKKSWVGLGKYYLQTEEYQKGLATMEVAYKNGYFENEVEYKVLANFYSLNEIPYKAAVTLEKAVKEEKVKRTKQNMSAIASNYHRSKDIEKAAKYYEEAAKFDNDAELYRKAGSLLLQSEKFSAAVVRLNKALELGSEKKGTIYSDLAEAFYYQGKYKQAHAAITKAMDDPSTRRFAKGWATYIKDKAARNGVKI; the protein is encoded by the coding sequence ATGAGAAATTTTTCTAAAGTAACTGCACTTGCAATTCTTATGTCTGTGTCAGGTGTAGCATTGACTGCACCTGTTTTAGCGGCGCCAGATTACGCGAAAATTGAAGAGCGTAAGAAAGCAAAAACTAAAATCATGGGCGAACGTACTGGTAAAAAAGTAATTAAAGCGTTTGATTTGTATAATGAAGATGATGTTGATGGCGCAATTGCTTTATTGAAAGAGTTAGATCCGTCTAATGATTTTGACAAAGCGACCGTTAATCGTTACTTAGGCAGCATGTATGCTCAAAAAGAGCAGTACAAGGTTGCTATTAAGTATATGAAAGCAGCGATTGCACCAGATGTATTAAACTTTGCTGATCAGGCTCAGGGTTTAAAAACCTTGGGTGATATGTATGCGGGTACTGAACAATACAGTGCTGCCAAGCAAGCATATTCTGATTGGATGGACTTCACAGGCGAAGAGGACCCAAAAGTTTACACTCGTATTGCGCAAGCAAGTTATGAGCTTAAACAGTTTAATGAGGTTCTTGAGCCGGCAAACAAAGCAATTAAGTTAGCAAAAGAGCCTAATAAAGCTCCTTATCAACTTAAATTAGCTGCCTATTTTGAGCAAAAGCAATATCAAAATATGGTTAAAGTTGCTGAAGAAATCGTTCGCGTATGGCCTGAAGACAAAAAGTCTTGGGTAGGCTTAGGTAAGTATTATTTACAAACCGAAGAATACCAGAAAGGGCTAGCAACTATGGAAGTTGCTTACAAGAACGGTTACTTTGAAAACGAAGTTGAATACAAAGTTTTAGCTAACTTTTATTCTTTAAACGAAATTCCTTATAAAGCAGCTGTAACGCTTGAAAAGGCCGTTAAAGAAGAAAAAGTTAAACGCACTAAGCAAAATATGAGTGCAATTGCTAGTAACTACCATCGTTCGAAAGATATAGAGAAAGCTGCTAAGTACTACGAAGAAGCTGCTAAATTTGATAATGATGCTGAGCTTTACCGCAAAGCAGGTTCATTACTTCTACAATCTGAAAAATTCAGTGCTGCTGTTGTTCGTTTGAACAAAGCATTAGAGCTTGGCTCTGAAAAGAAAGGTACTATTTATTCAGATTTAGCTGAAGCGTTTTACTACCAAGGCAAGTATAAGCAAGCACATGCTGCTATTACTAAAGCTATGGACGACCCAAGCACACGTAGGTTTGCAAAAGGTTGGGCTACATATATTAAAGATAAAGCCGCTCGCAACGGTGTTAAAATTTAA
- a CDS encoding energy transducer TonB → MIRFLFSLIAGGAVTFGLFYFMAYLISGGADRNTEQKEQIIVEIMTNPPESKVQERKRVPPPPPPPPKQPPKPQPPQPENSNPNTSLSFNMPSIDVGSTAGGLSGPGAFGRDGDATPIVRIEPKYPTQAARDGKEGWVQLSFTIDELGGVIDVDVIDADPKRIFDREAKRALRKWKYRPKIIDGKPQKQVGLQVQLDFKLNQGN, encoded by the coding sequence ATGATTCGTTTTCTGTTTTCACTGATTGCAGGTGGGGCAGTTACTTTCGGCTTGTTCTACTTCATGGCATACCTCATCTCTGGTGGGGCTGACCGTAATACGGAACAAAAAGAGCAGATCATAGTCGAAATTATGACGAATCCGCCTGAATCTAAGGTGCAGGAGAGGAAGCGTGTACCGCCTCCGCCTCCGCCACCGCCAAAGCAGCCGCCTAAACCGCAGCCGCCACAGCCGGAAAACAGCAACCCAAATACGAGCTTGTCGTTTAATATGCCAAGCATCGATGTGGGAAGCACGGCCGGTGGACTGAGTGGTCCAGGTGCATTTGGACGAGATGGTGATGCGACACCGATCGTTCGTATTGAACCAAAATATCCAACACAAGCAGCACGTGATGGTAAAGAAGGTTGGGTTCAACTTTCATTCACAATTGATGAGTTAGGTGGCGTGATTGACGTTGATGTAATTGACGCAGATCCAAAACGTATCTTTGACCGTGAAGCTAAACGTGCATTGCGCAAGTGGAAATACCGTCCTAAGATCATTGACGGAAAACCACAAAAGCAAGTTGGTTTACAAGTTCAACTAGACTTTAAACTTAACCAAGGCAATTAA
- a CDS encoding biopolymer transporter ExbD, with the protein MARKQRFREEEEAAVDMTPMLDIVFIMLIFFIVTTSFVKEAGIEVNKPKAAQATKQKNANIFIAIRSDGAIWIDKQQVDVERVSAKIESLLAEQPTDVVILQADKEAKHGTVVKVMDQIKATGDNLRISIAGDQ; encoded by the coding sequence ATGGCACGTAAACAACGTTTTCGTGAAGAAGAAGAAGCAGCGGTAGATATGACGCCAATGCTTGACATCGTATTTATCATGCTTATTTTCTTTATCGTAACTACATCGTTCGTTAAAGAGGCTGGTATCGAGGTCAATAAACCAAAAGCTGCCCAAGCTACGAAGCAAAAAAATGCTAACATTTTTATTGCTATTCGCAGTGACGGTGCAATCTGGATTGATAAACAGCAAGTTGATGTTGAACGTGTTTCAGCAAAAATTGAAAGTTTATTAGCAGAACAACCTACTGATGTTGTAATTTTGCAAGCTGATAAAGAAGCAAAACACGGCACAGTGGTTAAAGTGATGGACCAGATTAAAGCGACAGGTGATAACCTGAGAATTTCAATAGCTGGAGATCAGTAA
- a CDS encoding MotA/TolQ/ExbB proton channel family protein has product MLVLMEIWESIRDFVGTGGQVLYVVAIALFLMWVLMIERYWFLLAEFPRLTKEIVAKWDARQDTTSWYAHRIREAWISEASEKLDQRMLLIKTLVAVCPLIGLLGTVTGMIAVFETMATQGTGNARLMASGISMATIPTMAGMVAALSGVFFSSRLEARARMVKAKLVDSMPHH; this is encoded by the coding sequence ATGCTAGTCCTGATGGAGATATGGGAATCTATCAGGGATTTTGTTGGCACAGGCGGCCAGGTTTTATACGTGGTCGCGATAGCACTCTTTCTTATGTGGGTTTTAATGATTGAGCGCTATTGGTTCCTACTTGCTGAGTTTCCTCGTTTAACGAAGGAAATTGTAGCCAAGTGGGATGCCCGCCAAGACACTACGTCTTGGTACGCACACAGAATCCGTGAAGCATGGATTTCTGAAGCGTCTGAAAAATTAGATCAGCGTATGTTGTTGATTAAAACATTAGTAGCTGTATGTCCTTTAATAGGCTTACTTGGTACTGTTACGGGTATGATCGCGGTTTTTGAAACCATGGCAACCCAAGGTACAGGTAATGCACGTTTAATGGCATCAGGCATATCAATGGCAACAATCCCAACAATGGCTGGAATGGTTGCGGCACTATCTGGGGTATTCTTTAGCTCACGCCTTGAGGCAAGAGCGAGAATGGTGAAAGCCAAACTTGTAGATAGTATGCCTCATCACTAG
- a CDS encoding MotA/TolQ/ExbB proton channel family protein — translation MKKLFKGFAVAAVLSVSAGTALNAHANTDALDKILEQVKQERISEGKINKQREQEFLSDRADKQALLNKAKSQLAAEKARGDRLSKEYAQNENTLAEKEQALQNAQGTLGEMFGVVRRAAADAIGSIEASLVSAEKPGRAEVLRSLAAAKELPTVRELEELWISLQTEMTESAKVSTFETEVAGLDGNPSMKKVTRIGNFNLVTDDGYLIYSPETKSIQPLGKQPDSYILKGISDLEGTSADNYAGVYVDPTRGAILRINTQKKSLMEYYEQGAEVGYIITVLLAVGLLIFLVRFVDLALTTSKIKGQLKNLSTPNTNNPLGRILKVYSDNKNQDVENLELKLDEAILRETPRIEAGINIIKILAAIAPLLGLLGTVIGMILTFQTITLFGTGDPKIMAGNISLALVTTALGLIAALPLILLHSIVAGRSKSVLHILDEQSAGIIATHAEKEKA, via the coding sequence ATGAAGAAACTATTTAAAGGTTTTGCTGTTGCAGCAGTACTGTCTGTTTCTGCCGGTACCGCGCTTAATGCACATGCAAATACTGATGCTTTAGATAAAATTCTAGAGCAAGTAAAGCAAGAGCGTATTTCTGAAGGAAAAATCAATAAGCAACGTGAACAAGAGTTCTTGTCAGATCGTGCTGATAAGCAAGCGTTACTTAACAAAGCGAAAAGCCAACTAGCTGCTGAAAAAGCACGTGGTGATCGTCTTAGCAAAGAATATGCACAAAACGAAAATACTTTAGCAGAAAAAGAGCAAGCTCTTCAAAACGCACAAGGTACGTTAGGTGAAATGTTTGGTGTTGTTCGTCGTGCAGCAGCTGACGCAATTGGTTCAATTGAAGCATCTTTAGTAAGTGCTGAAAAACCAGGTCGTGCAGAAGTACTTCGTTCATTAGCAGCCGCTAAAGAACTTCCAACAGTTCGTGAATTAGAAGAACTTTGGATTTCACTTCAAACAGAAATGACTGAGTCAGCTAAAGTTTCAACGTTTGAAACTGAAGTTGCAGGTCTTGACGGTAACCCGTCAATGAAAAAAGTAACACGTATCGGTAACTTCAACTTAGTTACAGACGACGGCTACTTAATCTACTCACCAGAGACTAAATCTATCCAGCCTCTAGGTAAGCAACCTGACAGCTATATCCTTAAAGGTATTTCTGATCTAGAAGGTACTTCAGCTGATAATTACGCTGGCGTATACGTGGATCCTACACGTGGTGCAATTTTACGTATCAACACTCAGAAAAAGTCTCTTATGGAGTACTACGAGCAAGGTGCTGAAGTTGGTTACATCATCACAGTACTACTTGCTGTAGGTCTTTTAATCTTCTTAGTACGTTTCGTTGACTTAGCGCTTACTACTTCTAAGATCAAAGGTCAGCTTAAGAACTTGTCTACACCGAATACAAATAACCCACTGGGTCGTATTCTTAAAGTGTACTCTGACAACAAAAACCAAGATGTTGAAAACCTTGAGCTTAAACTTGATGAAGCGATTCTTCGTGAAACGCCACGCATCGAAGCGGGTATCAATATCATCAAGATCCTTGCTGCTATCGCACCATTACTAGGTCTATTAGGTACGGTAATCGGTATGATCCTAACGTTCCAAACAATCACATTGTTCGGTACGGGCGATCCGAAGATCATGGCTGGTAACATCTCTCTAGCACTTGTAACTACAGCGCTAGGTCTAATTGCAGCACTACCACTTATCCTACTTCACTCTATTGTTGCAGGTCGTAGTAAGTCGGTATTACACATCCTTGATGAGCAAAGCGCGGGTATCATCGCGACTCACGCGGAGAAGGAGAAAGCCTAA
- a CDS encoding DUF3450 domain-containing protein, whose product MSVKIRKSLVATALVGAFAFASSNVIADPLNDVQKAGQTIQKAAVKSQTKIDNVYGQTQELIAEYRSIVDETELMKVYNDHVARLVADQNASIASFDRQIATIDNTKQNVVPLMYRMIDTLEQFIKADVPFNLENRLGRVERLREIMASASVTTSEKFRQVLEAYTVETAYSSAVTASQGTLDVDGRSINVDIGRLGRITYVAQSFDLKHAWVWDNNTKQWKELGEEYLKPVKEVIRMARKQATLELVKLPIFGAE is encoded by the coding sequence ATGTCTGTTAAAATCAGAAAGAGTCTTGTAGCAACTGCGTTGGTTGGCGCTTTTGCATTTGCAAGCAGCAATGTGATTGCAGATCCTTTGAATGACGTGCAAAAAGCAGGTCAAACAATTCAAAAGGCTGCGGTTAAGTCTCAAACTAAAATTGACAATGTATATGGTCAAACTCAGGAGCTAATCGCTGAGTACCGTAGCATCGTTGATGAGACTGAACTTATGAAAGTGTACAACGATCACGTAGCACGTTTGGTCGCAGACCAAAACGCGTCTATCGCATCGTTCGATCGTCAAATCGCGACTATCGACAACACTAAACAAAACGTTGTGCCTTTGATGTATCGCATGATCGATACGCTTGAGCAATTCATCAAAGCGGACGTTCCATTTAATCTAGAAAACCGTCTTGGACGCGTTGAAAGATTACGTGAGATCATGGCATCTGCATCTGTAACAACGTCTGAGAAGTTCCGTCAGGTTCTTGAAGCGTACACTGTTGAAACAGCCTACAGCTCAGCTGTAACTGCTTCTCAAGGTACTTTAGATGTTGATGGTCGTAGCATTAACGTTGATATCGGTCGTTTAGGTCGTATTACTTACGTAGCGCAATCATTCGATCTAAAACACGCTTGGGTGTGGGATAACAACACTAAACAGTGGAAAGAATTAGGTGAAGAATACCTAAAACCTGTTAAAGAAGTGATCCGTATGGCACGTAAGCAAGCGACACTAGAACTTGTTAAACTACCAATTTTTGGCGCGGAGTAA
- a CDS encoding cold-shock protein: MSVTGKVKFFNEAKGFGFIEQENGPDVFVHFSAITGSGFRTLSEGQAVTFSIKQGQKGPEAENVEVA; the protein is encoded by the coding sequence ATGTCGGTTACTGGTAAAGTAAAATTTTTCAACGAAGCTAAAGGCTTTGGTTTCATTGAACAAGAAAATGGTCCTGACGTGTTTGTACATTTCAGCGCAATCACTGGTTCTGGTTTTCGCACTCTTAGCGAAGGTCAAGCAGTGACTTTCAGCATCAAGCAAGGTCAAAAAGGCCCAGAAGCTGAGAACGTAGAAGTAGCATAA
- the pyrC gene encoding dihydroorotase, with protein MTSKITTLTITRPDDWHVHLRDGDQLKDTVRDISRYMGRAIIMPNLVPPATCTETALSYRERIMAAKPQGQFEPLMVLYLTDKTTPDEIKKAKATGKIFAAKLYPAGATTNSDSGVTSVKNIYPVLKAMQEVGMLLLVHGEVTDSSIDIFDREKVFLDTILGDVVADFPELKIVLEHITTKDAVEFVENASDNVAATITAHHLLYNRNHMLAGGIRPHYYCLPILKRNIHQQALMAAATSGSKKFFLGTDSAPHYKDKKEAACGCAGAYTAHAAIELYAEAFEEAGALDKLEGFASHFGPDFYGLERNADTITLEKAPWTVPSSYSLGDSEVVPIKADSVIDWQVK; from the coding sequence ATGACGAGCAAAATAACAACTTTAACGATTACTAGACCCGATGATTGGCATGTGCATTTACGCGATGGAGATCAGTTAAAAGATACGGTGCGTGATATTAGCCGATATATGGGCCGCGCGATTATTATGCCAAATTTAGTTCCGCCAGCTACGTGTACAGAAACTGCATTGTCGTACCGAGAGCGAATTATGGCTGCTAAACCTCAAGGCCAGTTTGAACCTTTAATGGTGCTTTACCTTACTGATAAAACGACGCCGGATGAAATAAAAAAGGCAAAAGCGACAGGTAAAATTTTTGCAGCTAAACTCTACCCAGCAGGTGCAACAACTAACTCAGATTCTGGCGTAACTTCAGTAAAAAATATTTACCCGGTATTAAAAGCAATGCAAGAAGTTGGCATGCTGTTACTCGTCCATGGTGAGGTTACTGATTCATCTATTGACATATTCGATCGTGAAAAAGTGTTTTTAGACACTATTTTAGGCGACGTTGTTGCAGACTTTCCTGAGCTGAAAATTGTTCTTGAACACATAACCACTAAAGATGCAGTAGAGTTTGTTGAAAATGCCTCGGATAATGTAGCAGCTACAATTACTGCGCATCATTTATTATACAACCGTAATCACATGTTAGCTGGGGGCATTCGCCCACATTATTACTGCCTACCTATACTAAAGCGTAACATTCATCAACAAGCGCTAATGGCTGCAGCTACAAGTGGTAGTAAAAAATTCTTTTTAGGCACGGATTCAGCCCCACATTATAAAGATAAAAAAGAAGCGGCATGTGGTTGTGCTGGTGCTTATACCGCACATGCTGCTATTGAACTTTATGCTGAAGCTTTTGAAGAAGCGGGAGCGCTTGATAAGTTAGAGGGCTTTGCAAGTCACTTCGGCCCTGATTTTTATGGCCTTGAGCGTAATGCAGACACTATTACTTTAGAAAAAGCGCCTTGGACAGTGCCGTCTAGCTATTCGCTAGGCGACTCAGAAGTTGTACCAATTAAAGCCGATAGCGTTATTGACTGGCAAGTTAAATAG
- a CDS encoding GGDEF domain-containing protein, with protein MSNNIDTSKALETKTDQLSIINQFSSSLLQLNTLEELFSYVTTQVVNRLGFVDCVIYLADDNQSLLNQVASMGIKNGHISYQSERKIIRFSEGITGYAASTGQALIIGDVNKDSRYIADERPAQSEICVPLIYKDRVLGVIDCEHPIKNYFTSSHLEILTTVAHLLSAKINQVNTVNSLQDTVMQLNNAQKLESSLLQIANLTYKAQNLDTFFQSLHVIIDSLLTASNFFIALYDKKEDALDFVYTVEGGVQTNTHKIISKDQLKETASYYLLINERPLLLNKQQYLEHITQGHFKLVGEQADSWLGVPFKVNERMSGVIVVQSYDEQHYYNEHDSSLLTYVSRQISMVIDRHLARQELEHKALHDELTGLANRSLLIERMKHAILRLNRAKKGTFHALLYLDFDRFKSINDSLGHEVGDHFLIAICKLITQTVRNTDTFSRLGGDEFAIFMENLSHRDQVNDALTRIKTALSEPVNIDGHLLQPSTSIGVAFSDSVDDEAFLLLQQSDAAMYEAKSSGRGQVKFFNNVMRNKLKTHADLENDLQHGIEHNEFELYFQPIFTINSGEVIGFEALVRWHHPKKGFISPNDFIPIAEKTGQIINLDLHLLDLAAQHIALWQQQGHRFLRVTVNVSSRHFASLEFVEQLHAIYKKHQLPLGSLCLEITESGLIENLELATQIIQGLSPLKVLLCLDDFGTGYSALGYLHQLPIHVLKIDKSFIDNLKTTANPLIDAILTLAISLELIVIAEGIETAEQLTILQKTQCDYGQGFLKSKPVTATEAILLIHTPL; from the coding sequence ATGTCGAACAATATCGATACCTCTAAAGCGCTCGAAACTAAAACAGACCAATTGAGTATAATCAATCAGTTTTCATCAAGTTTATTGCAACTGAATACTTTAGAAGAGCTTTTTAGTTATGTCACTACACAGGTCGTTAATCGGCTTGGGTTTGTCGATTGCGTTATTTACTTAGCAGATGACAACCAGTCTTTGCTAAATCAAGTGGCTTCTATGGGCATTAAAAACGGACATATTAGTTATCAATCTGAGCGCAAAATTATTCGCTTTAGCGAGGGAATAACTGGCTATGCAGCATCCACAGGGCAAGCATTAATAATTGGCGATGTAAATAAAGACAGCCGTTACATAGCTGATGAGCGTCCAGCTCAATCAGAAATATGCGTACCCTTAATATATAAAGATCGTGTTTTAGGAGTTATCGATTGTGAGCACCCAATAAAAAATTACTTTACTAGTTCACATTTAGAAATATTAACCACAGTCGCTCACTTACTCAGTGCAAAAATAAATCAGGTCAATACGGTTAATAGCTTGCAAGATACTGTAATGCAGCTCAACAATGCACAAAAATTAGAAAGTAGCCTACTGCAAATAGCTAACTTAACCTACAAAGCACAAAATTTAGACACCTTTTTTCAATCCTTACACGTAATCATTGACAGCTTATTGACAGCGAGTAACTTTTTTATTGCGCTATACGACAAAAAAGAAGACGCACTCGACTTTGTTTATACCGTTGAAGGCGGTGTACAAACAAATACCCATAAAATAATATCCAAAGATCAACTAAAAGAAACAGCCTCTTATTATTTGCTGATTAATGAACGACCATTACTACTTAATAAACAGCAATACCTTGAACATATTACACAAGGGCATTTTAAGTTAGTAGGTGAACAAGCGGATTCATGGCTAGGCGTTCCCTTTAAAGTTAATGAGCGCATGAGTGGCGTCATTGTTGTACAAAGTTATGACGAACAACATTACTACAATGAGCATGATAGCTCGTTGCTAACGTATGTAAGTCGACAAATAAGCATGGTTATAGATAGGCATTTAGCCCGTCAAGAGCTGGAGCACAAAGCGCTGCACGATGAACTAACTGGCTTGGCAAATCGTTCTCTACTCATAGAAAGAATGAAGCATGCGATTTTACGCCTAAATCGCGCTAAAAAAGGGACTTTTCATGCCCTGCTCTATCTTGATTTTGACCGCTTTAAAAGTATTAATGATTCGTTAGGTCACGAAGTAGGCGATCACTTTTTAATTGCTATATGTAAGCTTATTACTCAAACCGTGCGCAATACAGATACCTTTTCTCGCTTAGGTGGCGATGAATTTGCTATTTTTATGGAAAATCTAAGTCATCGTGACCAAGTAAACGATGCCCTGACTCGTATTAAAACCGCGCTATCGGAACCCGTTAATATTGATGGCCATTTACTTCAGCCCTCTACCAGTATTGGCGTTGCATTTAGTGACAGCGTAGACGATGAAGCATTTTTATTATTGCAACAATCAGATGCGGCTATGTATGAGGCAAAATCATCTGGGCGTGGCCAAGTTAAATTTTTTAATAACGTGATGCGCAATAAGCTAAAAACGCATGCAGATCTTGAAAACGATTTACAGCACGGTATTGAGCATAATGAATTTGAACTGTATTTTCAGCCTATCTTTACTATTAACAGTGGCGAGGTTATAGGATTTGAAGCTCTCGTACGTTGGCATCACCCAAAAAAAGGGTTTATATCACCGAACGACTTTATTCCAATTGCTGAAAAGACCGGGCAAATTATTAACTTAGATTTGCATTTACTAGACCTCGCAGCGCAACATATTGCTTTATGGCAACAGCAAGGTCATCGCTTTTTACGTGTCACGGTTAATGTATCGTCGCGGCATTTTGCCAGCTTAGAGTTTGTAGAACAGCTTCATGCTATTTATAAAAAACACCAACTGCCTTTAGGTTCATTGTGCCTGGAAATAACAGAGTCGGGCTTAATTGAAAATTTAGAATTAGCGACACAAATTATACAAGGGTTATCGCCATTAAAAGTATTACTTTGCTTAGACGATTTTGGCACTGGCTACTCTGCCTTAGGCTACTTGCACCAACTGCCTATTCATGTACTTAAAATTGATAAAAGTTTTATTGATAATTTAAAAACCACTGCTAACCCGTTAATAGATGCTATTTTAACCTTGGCTATTTCTTTAGAGCTTATTGTTATTGCAGAAGGAATAGAAACCGCTGAGCAACTTACAATTTTACAAAAAACCCAATGTGATTATGGGCAAGGCTTTTTAAAATCAAAACCTGTTACAGCAACAGAGGCTATTTTACTAATACACACCCCTCTTTAA
- a CDS encoding LysR family transcriptional regulator: protein MIDIKHLKTIATLKETGSLVNTARELFLTQSALSHQIKDLENKLDCQLFERKTQPVRFTPQGMLLLELAHDILPKLEATKCRLKESLNQPISQLRLSVECHACFHWLLPTIKEFNNFWPDIKIDYERGFSYDAIPDLLDDELDLVLTSDVRDPDKLEYAHLFDFKLKLIVAPDHDLAKKAYVTALDLKNETIISYPIPRERQDIFKHFIQNARFDGTLKTVDQGLLIFQLVSAGMGVAALPDWLVTPYESQGLIKSIPLGALGLTRPMYLAMKKEMKDNPVYRHFLNTCKLNNGR from the coding sequence ATGATTGACATTAAACACCTAAAAACTATAGCGACCCTTAAAGAAACGGGATCGTTAGTTAATACAGCCCGCGAGCTATTTTTAACTCAGTCAGCTTTATCACATCAAATCAAGGACTTAGAAAATAAATTAGACTGTCAGTTGTTCGAGCGAAAAACTCAACCCGTCCGATTTACACCTCAAGGTATGTTGTTACTTGAATTGGCACACGACATATTACCTAAATTAGAAGCAACTAAATGCCGATTAAAAGAAAGTTTAAATCAGCCAATATCACAGTTGCGTCTAAGCGTAGAATGTCATGCCTGTTTTCATTGGTTGTTGCCTACTATTAAAGAGTTTAATAATTTTTGGCCTGACATAAAGATTGATTACGAGCGTGGTTTTAGCTATGACGCTATTCCAGATTTACTCGATGATGAATTGGACTTAGTGCTTACATCGGATGTTCGCGACCCAGACAAACTAGAATACGCCCACCTGTTTGACTTTAAACTTAAGCTTATTGTGGCACCGGATCATGACTTAGCTAAAAAAGCCTATGTAACTGCGCTTGATTTAAAAAATGAAACCATTATCTCTTACCCTATCCCGCGTGAGCGCCAAGATATATTTAAGCATTTCATTCAAAATGCACGTTTTGACGGCACACTAAAAACAGTTGATCAGGGCCTACTTATATTTCAGTTAGTCAGCGCTGGAATGGGGGTTGCGGCCTTACCCGATTGGCTGGTTACCCCATATGAGAGCCAAGGGCTAATTAAATCAATTCCACTTGGCGCACTTGGTTTAACCCGTCCTATGTATTTAGCGATGAAAAAAGAGATGAAAGACAACCCTGTTTACCGTCATTTTTTAAACACCTGTAAATTAAATAACGGTCGATAA
- a CDS encoding YdcF family protein gives MFELKKILSGLLMPLPLLGLLSLILLIFALKQRKLVITLSFLSLATLLLASTPWVANLLIKHNQPTSLAFNFLKHPKIDKIVVLGCDINPNPALSANSQLGNCALTRLVEGIRLANIYPRAQLIVSGGGYEKITNSALMYKTAISLGINKNRIVQNPNAMDTAQEAAFLASKLVDYNTALVTSVSHMPRAINLFNAQGVAAIPAATDYHNFAAYPWYKQLIPNAKALLVVTQFAHEVVGNAWIKIRRTINPEAL, from the coding sequence ATGTTTGAACTTAAAAAAATACTGAGCGGCTTACTTATGCCGTTACCATTACTGGGCTTGCTTAGTCTAATACTACTTATTTTTGCACTCAAACAACGAAAGCTTGTTATTACCTTATCTTTTTTGAGTCTCGCGACCTTATTACTTGCCAGCACGCCCTGGGTTGCCAACTTATTGATTAAACATAATCAACCTACTTCATTGGCTTTTAATTTCCTTAAGCACCCAAAAATAGACAAAATTGTGGTGCTTGGCTGTGATATAAACCCTAACCCGGCACTCAGCGCTAACAGTCAGCTAGGAAATTGTGCATTAACACGTTTAGTGGAAGGCATTAGGCTCGCAAATATATATCCGCGAGCTCAGCTAATTGTATCGGGTGGGGGTTATGAAAAAATAACCAACAGCGCACTCATGTATAAAACGGCAATTAGCTTGGGTATTAATAAAAATCGTATTGTACAAAATCCAAACGCAATGGACACAGCGCAAGAAGCTGCATTTTTAGCCTCAAAACTTGTCGACTATAATACCGCTTTAGTTACCTCTGTAAGTCATATGCCCAGAGCAATAAATTTATTCAATGCACAAGGTGTCGCAGCGATCCCTGCAGCAACTGACTACCACAACTTTGCCGCTTACCCGTGGTACAAGCAACTCATACCCAACGCAAAAGCATTATTAGTGGTAACTCAATTTGCCCATGAAGTTGTAGGTAATGCATGGATAAAAATACGTCGTACAATAAATCCTGAAGCTCTTTGA